The proteins below come from a single Garra rufa chromosome 3, GarRuf1.0, whole genome shotgun sequence genomic window:
- the LOC141331763 gene encoding histone H2B-like — protein MPEPAKSAPKKGSKKAVTKTTGKGGKKRRKSRKESYAIYVYKVLKQVHPDTGISSKAMGIMNSFANDIFERIGGEASRLAHYNKRSTITSREIQTAVRLLLPGELAKHAVSEGTKAVTKYTSSK, from the coding sequence ATGCCTGAACCAGCGAAGTCCGCTCCTAAGAAAGGCTCTAAGAAGGCCGTCACTAAGACCACTGGAAAGGGAGGAAAGAAGCGCAGAAAGTCCAGGAAGGAGAGTTACGCCATCTACGTCTACAAAGTCCTGAAGCAGGTCCATCCTGACACCGGTATCTCTTCCAAGGCGATGGGAATCATGAACTCTTTCGCCAATGACATCTTCGAGCGCATCGGCGGAGAAGCGTCTCGTCTGGCTCACTACAACAAACGCTCCACCATCACTTCACGAGAGATCCAGACCGCTGTGCGTCTGCTGCTGCCCGGTGAACTGGCCAAACACGCCGTGTCTGAGGGCACCAAGGCTGTCACCAAGTACACCAGCTCCAAGTAG
- the LOC141330788 gene encoding histone H3-like encodes MARTKQTARKSTGGKAPRKQLATKAARKSAPATGGVKKPHRYRPGTVALREIRRYQKSTELLIRKLPFQRLVREIAQDFKTDLRFQSSAVMALQESSEAYLVGLFEDTNLCAIHAKRVTIMPKDIQLARRIRGERA; translated from the coding sequence ATGGCAAGAACCAAGCAAACGGCTCGTAAATCCACCGGTGGCAAAGCCCCGAGGAAGCAGCTCGCAACCAAAGCCGCCCGCAAGAGCGCCCCAGCCACCGGCGGCGTCAAAAAGCCCCATCGTTACAGGCCCGGGACCGTGGCTCTCCGAGAGATCCGTCGTTATCAGAAATCTACTGAGCTGCTGATCCGCAAACTACCTTTCCAGCGTCTGGTCCGAGAAATCGCTCAGGATTTCAAGACCGATCTGCGCTTCCAGAGTTCCGCTGTCATGGCTCTGCAGGAGTCCAGTGAGGCTTATTTGGTCGGCCTGTTCGAGGACACCAATCTGTGCGCCATCCACGCCAAGAGAGTCACCATCATGCCCAAGGACATCCAGCTGGCCCGCCGTATCCGCGGAGAGCGCGCTTAA
- the LOC141332299 gene encoding histone H2B-like, with protein sequence MPEPAKSAPKKGSKKAVTKTAGKGGKKRRKSRKESYAIYVYKVLKQVHPDTGISSKAMGIMNSFVNDIFERIGGEASRLAHYNKRSTITSREIQTAVRLLLPGELAKHAVSEGTKAVTKYTSSK encoded by the coding sequence ATGCCTGAACCAGCGAAGTCCGCTCCTAAGAAAGGCTCCAAGAAGGCCGTCACTAAGACCGCCGGGAAAGGAGGAAAGAAGCGTAGAAAGTCCAGGAAGGAGAGTTACGCCATCTACGTCTACAAAGTCCTGAAGCAGGTCCATCCTGACACCGGTATCTCTTCCAAGGCGATGGGAATCATGAACTCTTTCGTCAATGACATCTTCGAGCGCATCGGTGGAGAAGCGTCTCGTCTGGCTCACTACAACAAGCGCTCCACCATCACTTCACGAGAGATCCAGACCGCTGTGCGTCTGCTGCTGCCCGGTGAACTGGCCAAACACGCCGTGTCTGAGGGCACCAAGGCCGTCACCAAGTACACCAGCTCCAAGTAG